A stretch of Ipomoea triloba cultivar NCNSP0323 chromosome 11, ASM357664v1 DNA encodes these proteins:
- the LOC115996636 gene encoding protein DMP7-like, protein MDMEEQEHLGLPLLEDAEDGVILKPKKSPTQRAMRKTFKGTAHLANLLPTGTVLAFRILSPVFTHEGKCKSVVSQSMTLVLLACCAISCIVISFTDSFRDERGKVRYGFATFRGLCILDMTSVSLSPDEAAKYRLRFLDFFHAFNSLLVFAVTALLDQNVVNCLLPSPSAEVEELLAMLPVGIGFICSLLFVTFPSKRHGIGFPLSRD, encoded by the coding sequence ATGGATATGGAGGAACAGGAGCATTTGGGATTGCCATTGTTGGAAGATGCAGAAGATGGAGTAATTTTGAAACCCAAGAAATCACCAACCCAGAGGGCGATGAGGAAGACCTTCAAAGGGACAGCCCATTTGGCCAACCTTCTTCCCACAGGCACGGTTCTTGCGTTCCGGATTCTCTCCCCGGTTTTCACCCACGAAGGCAAATGCAAATCCGTCGTGAGCCAATCCATGACCCTCGTCCTTCTTGCTTGCTGCGCCATCTCATGTATCGTTATCAGCTTCACGGATAGCTTCCGGGATGAGAGGGGGAAGGTCCGGTATGGGTTTGCCACGTTCCGGGGGCTCTGCATTCTTGATATGACATCTGTTAGCCTGTCCCCTGATGAGGCTGCCAAGTACAGGCTCAGGTTCCTGGATTTCTTCCATGCATTCAACTCGCTCCTTGTTTTCGCGGTTACAGCTTTGCTTGATCAGAAtgttgtgaattgcttgctccCTTCGCCTTCTGCAGAGGTTGAGGAACTCCTTGCTATGTTGCCTGTGGGGATTGGGTTCATATGTAGCCTGCTGTTCGTTACATTCCCCAGCAAACGCCATGGAATCGGATTCCCCCTCTCCCGGGATTAG
- the LOC115996761 gene encoding receptor-like protein kinase HSL1: protein MQMMFSSSPFLFFFFLFFLSVTALNQEGLYLQRLKHSLSDPNGAFSSWSERDLSPCNWTGIACDGAGSVVSVSLSGANLAGPFPDFLCSLPSLSYLNLSNNFLNSSLPVSISKCRSLTLLELSENLLGGPIPPTIADLLYLRHLDLSNCYFSGEIPASFGRFRALEHLDLTENLLTGGIPAVLGNITSLKWIGLAFNPFAPSQLPSELGNLKTLEYLWLSGCHLVGPIPESIWKLSRLTNFDASNNQLTGSIPSTITQMKSVVQIELFNNSLTGELPAAEWSNMTALRRFDVSMNALTGTIPPELCELPLASLNLFNNRLEGLIPESIANSPNLREFKLYGNRLVGSIPSQLGANSALQLIDLSFNNLSGRIPERLCDKGGLNELILLNNSFSGRIPAILGRCRSLTRVRLCSNRLFGEIPAEIFTLPRVFLLDLKDNEFSGNISRTISAAKSLSNLQISRNKLSGSIPSEIGEVVNLVKFQASDNELEGEIPGTMVNLKQLATLDLSNNKLSGEIPKGIQSMKQLSDLNLANNGLSGEIPDEIGSLPVLNYLDLSRNFFSGKIPLSMENLKLNTFNLSYNQLSGEIPPFFEKGVYKDSFLGNPGLCDRANGLCSGKREGKHEGYFWLLRTIYVLAGIVFLVGIVCFIWKYKKFKKMNKGVALSKWTSFHKFGFSEFEILDCLDEAHVIGNGASGKVYKATLSNGETVAVKKLRERAKKDNEGYGDSEKDEFDIEVETLGRIRHKNIVKLWCCCDAGDCKLLVYEYMPNGSLGDLLHSCKGGSLDWSARFKIACDAAEGLSYLHHDCVPPIVHRDVKSNNILLNEHFGAKISDFGVAKIVQRTNKGCPESMSVIAGSYGYIAPEYAYTLHVNEKSDIYSFGVVMLELVTGKRPVDPEFGEKDLASWACLTVDKKGVDQVIDPRLDSSFKQHICKVLDIALLCISPNPVNRPSMRRVVKLLQESDGNFSPMTGKKDTKLSVENFPEMEQVMKV from the exons ATGCAAATGATGTTTTCAAGCTCaccttttctcttcttcttcttcttgttcttcctcTCTGTTACTGCGTTGAATCAAGAAGGGCTTTATCTCCAAAGGCTGAAGCATTCGCTGTCTGATCCCAACGGCGCGTTTTCTTCGTGGTCTGAGCGTGATCTCTCGCCGTGTAACTGGACCGGAATCGCCTGCGACGGCGCCGGCTCCGTCGTCTCCGTCTCCCTCTCCGGCGCTAATCTCGCCGGCCCTTTCCCGGATTTCCTCTGCAGCCTCCCCTCTCTCTCGTATCTCAACCTCTCCAACAATTTCTTAAACTCTTCGCTTCCCGTTTCCATTTCGAAATGCCGGAGCCTCACCCTCCTCGAGCTGTCGGAGAATCTCCTCGGCGGCCCCATTCCTCCCACCATCGCCGACCTCCTTTATCTCAG GCATCTAGACTTGAGTAACTGCTATTTTTCCGGGGAAATTCCGGCGAGTTTTGGAAGATTCCGGGCACTAGAGCATCTTGATTTAACTGAAAACCTGCTGACCGGTGGAATTCCGGCCGTTCTGGGTAACATAACGAGTTTGAAGTGGATTGGACTCGCTTTCAACCCGTTTGCCCCGAGTCAACTCCCTTCCGAACTCGGTAACCTGAAAACTCTTGAATATCTATGGCTTAGCGGGTGTCATCTTGTGGGACCGATTCCCGAGAGCATATGGAAGCTGAGTCGACTCACTaatttcgacgcgtcgaataaTCAACTCACCGGGTCAATTCCGAGTACGATTACCCAGATGAAGAGCGTCGTCCAGATTGAGCTCTTCAACAACTCCCTCACCGGAGAATTGCCGGCGGCGGAGTGGTCTAACATGACCGCGTTGCGGCGGTTTGACGTGTCCATGAACGCCTTAACCGGGACGATTCCGCCCGAGTTATGCGAGTTGCCACTCGCGTCGCTAAACCTGTTCAACAATCGACTCGAGGGTTTAATTCCAGAGAGCATCGCGAATTCCCCAAATCTGCGCGAGTTTAAACTGTACGGCAATCGACTCGTTGGGTCAATCCCGAGTCAACTCGGGGCCAACTCGGCGCTGCAATTAATTGATTTATCTTTCAACAATTTATCCGGGAGGATCCCGGAGAGACTGTGTGACAAGGGCGGCTTAAACGAGCTTATTCTGCTAAACAACTCTTTTTCCGGCCGTATTCCGGCGATTCTTGGCCGGTGCCGGAGTTTAACCAGGGTCCGGCTTTGCTCAAACAGGCTATTTGGGGAAATCCCCGCCGAGATTTTCACTTTACCCCGAGTTTTCCTGTTAGACTTAAAAGACAATGAATTTTCTGGAAATATTTCAAGAACAATATCTGCTGCGAAAAGTCTGTCTAATCTTCAAATCTCCAGAAACAAATTATCAGGCTCAATTCCCAGCGAAATTGGGGAGGTAGTGAACTTAGTGAAATTTCAGGCTAGTGATAATGAACTAGAGGGAGAAATCCCAGGAACAATGGTGAATTTGAAGCAGTTGGCGACACTTGATCTTAGTAACAACAAGCTCTCTGGGGAAATTCCCAAAGGAATTCAATCAATGAAGCAGTTAAGTGATCTTAATTTGGCTAACAATGGGTTATCTGGTGAAATCCCAGATGAAATTGGGAGCTTGCCAGTACTGAATTACCTTGATCTTTCTAGGAATTTCTTTTCTGGGAAAATCCCATTGAGTATGGAGAATCTCAAGCTTAATACTTTTAACTTGTCGTATAATCAGCTCTCGGGCGAAATCCCTCCGTTTTTTGAGAAGGGTGTGTACAAGGACAGCTTTCTGGGGAATCCAGGTTTATGTGATCGTGCGAATGGTTTGTGTTCTGGGAAACGTGAAGGGAAGCATGAAGGGTATTTTTGGTTACTGAGAACCATTTATGTATTGGCTGGGATTGTTTTTCTGGTGGGAATTGTCTGTTTCATATGGAAGtacaagaaattcaagaaaatgaataaaGGAGTGGCCTTATCGAAGTGGACCTCGTTCCATAAGTTTGGGTTCAGTGAATTCGAGATTCTTGATTGCCTGGACGAGGCGCATGTGATTGGGAATGGAGCCTCGGGGAAAGTCTACAAGGCGACACTGAGCAATGGGGAGACAGTTGCAGTGAAGAAGCTGAGGGAAAGAGCAAAGAAGGATAACGAAGGCTATGGCGATTCTGAGAAAGATGAATTCGATATTGAGGTTGAGACTCTGGGGAGAATCAGGCACAAGAACATTGTGAAACTATGGTGCTGCTGTGATGCTGGGGACTGCAAGCTCTTGGTTTACGAGTACATGCCGAATGGCAGCCTGGGCGATTTGCTGCACAGCTGCAAAGGCGGCTCGCTGGACTGGTCTGCCCGGTTCAAGATCGCCTGTGATGCAGCCGAGGGCCTCTCCTATCTGCACCATGACTGCGTGCCGCCAATTGTCCACCGAGATGTTAAGTCGAACAACATTCTGTTGAATGAGCATTTTGGTGCCAAAATCTCGGATTTTGGAGTGGCAAAGATTGTTCAAAGAACCAACAAAGGTTGTCCCGAGTCCATGTCCGTCATTGCTGGTTCttatggctacattgcaccag AATATGCATACACTTTACATGTGAACGAGAAGAGCGATATATACAGTTTCGGGGTGGTGATGCTGGAGCTAGTGACAGGGAAAAGGCCTGTGGATCCCGAGTTTGGTGAGAAAGATCTGGCAAGCTGGGCATGTTTAACAGTGGACAAGAAAGGAGTTGATCAAGTGATTGATCCCAGATTGGATTCCAGTTTCAAGCAACATATATGCAAGGTTCTTGATATTGCTCTCCTCTGCATTAGCCCTAATCCGGTTAACCGGCCCTCGATGCGCCGTGTGGTTAAACTGCTCCAAGAATCTGATGGGAATTTCAGCCCAATGACAGGGAAGAAAGACACAAAACTCTCTGTTGAGAATTTCCCAGAAATGGAACAAGTCATGAAAGTGTAG
- the LOC115996635 gene encoding dnaJ homolog subfamily B member 13-like yields the protein MGVDYYKILDVDRNAKDDDLKKAYRKLAMKWHPDKNPNNKKEAEAKFKQISEAYDVLSDPQKRAVYDQYGEEGLKSGVPPPGAGGAGGPGGATFFSTGEGPTSFRFNPRSADDIFAEFFGFSRPFGGMGGGPGMRDARFGGMFGDHMFSSLSEGGGGGGSMHQPSAHRKAPPIEQTLPCSLEELYKGTTKKMKISREIIDASGKIMPVEEILTINIKPGWKKGTKLTFTEKGNEHPGVIPADLVFIIDEKPHKVFTRDGNDLVATQKITLVEALTGCTVHLTTLDGRNLTIPINSMIHPNYEEVVPREGMPIPKDPSKKGNLRIKFDIKFPTRLTASQKAGIKELLGSSV from the exons ATGGGGGTCGACTACTACAAGATACTGGATGTCGATAGGAACGCCAAAGATGACGACCTGAAGAAGGCGTATAGAAAGCTGGCTATGAAGTGGCACCCCGATAAGAACCCTAACAACAAGAAGGAAGCTGAGGCCAAGTTCAAACAGATCTCCGAAGCTTATGAT GTGCTGAGTGATCCTCAGAAGAGGGCAGTTTATGATCAGTATGGTGAGGAGGGGCTTAAGAGTGGTGTGCCACCGCCGGGAGCTGGTGGTGCCGGTGGTCCTGGTGGTGCCACATTCTTCTCCACAGGAGAAGGACCGACTTCTTTCAGGTTTAACCCTAGGAGTGCTGATGACATATTTGCAGAATTCTTCGGGTTTTCTAGGCCCTTTGGAGGAATGGGGGGTGGTCCTGGAATGAGAGATGCGAGGTTTGGTGGTATGTTTGGTGATCATATGTTTTCGTCCCTCAGTgaaggtggtggtggtggtggatcAATGCACCAACCATCAGCCCATAGGAAAGCGCCTCCCATAGAACAGACATTACCCTGCAGCCTTGAAGAACTCTACAAGGGTACCACCAAGAAAATGAAGATTTCTAGAGAGATTATTGATGCGAGTGG CAAAATAATGCCTGTAGAAGAGATTCTAACCATAAATATCAAACCGGGCTGGAAGAAAGGTACAAAGCTTACGTTTACTGAGAAAGGAAATGAGCATCCAGGTGTTATACCGGCAGATCTTGTGTTCATAATTGATGAGAAACCTCATAAAGTATTTACGCGTGATGGGAATGACTTGGTTGCCACACAAAAGATTACTTTGGTTGAGGCATTGACCGGCTGTACTGTGCATCTCACTACGCTGGATGGCAGGAACTTGACTATCCCTATCAACAGCATGATACACCCAAACTATGAGGAAGTTGTTCCAAGGGAAGGTATGCCCATCCCTAAAGATCCATCAAAGAAAGGAAACTTGAGAATTAAGTTCGACATAAAGTTTCCCACAAGGCTAACGGCAAGCCAAAAAGCTGGCATAAAAGAACTACTGGGATCTTCTGTCTGA
- the LOC115996945 gene encoding LOW QUALITY PROTEIN: dnaJ homolog subfamily B member 1-like (The sequence of the model RefSeq protein was modified relative to this genomic sequence to represent the inferred CDS: inserted 2 bases in 2 codons), which yields MGVDYYKSEAEAKSKHISEAYDVLSDPEKRAVYDMYGEEGLKSRSNPRSAXMHRKAPVIEWPLPCSLEDLYNGTTKKMKISRNIIDARGKKVTVEEILTINIKPGWKKGTKITFPEKGNDENXIEEKPHKVFTRDGDDLIATQEISFVEALTGYTVGFTSLDGRNLTIPINTIIHPNYEEVVPREGMPIPKDPSTKGNLRIKFDIKFPTSLKASQKAGIKELFGYSG from the exons ATGGGGGTGGACTACTACAAGTCGGAAGCTGAAGCCAAGTCCAAACATATCTCTGAAGCTTATGAT GTGCTGAGTGATCCTGAGAAGAGGGCAGTTTATGATATGTATGGTGAGGAGGGGCTTAAGAGTAGATCCAACCCAAGAAGTG ATATGCATAGGAAAGCGCCTGTCATAGAATGGCCATTGCCCTGCAGCCTTGAAGACCTCTACAATGGCACTACTAAGAAAATGAAGATTTCCAGAAATATTATTGACGCTAGGGG CAAAAAGGTGACGGTAGAAGAGATTCTGACCATAAATATCAAGCCAGGTTGGAAGAAAGGCACAAAGATTACCTTCCCGGAGAAAGGCAACGACGAGA CCATCGAGGAGAAACCTCATAAAGTATTTACCCGGGATGGGGATGACTTGATCGCCACGCAAGAGATTAGTTTTGTAGAGGCATTGACTGGCTACACCGTGGGTTTCACTTCCCTGGATGGCAGGAACTTGACCATCCCTATCAACACCATCATACACCCAAACTACGAGGAAGTTGTTCCAAGGGAAGGTATGCCCATCCCTAAAGATCCATCAACTAAGGGAAACTTGAGAATCAAGTTCGACATAAAATTTCCCACAAGCCTAAAGGCAAGCCAGAAAGCTGGCATAAAAGAGCTATTTGGGTATTCTGGCTGA
- the LOC115997183 gene encoding zinc finger protein NUTCRACKER-like, whose protein sequence is MTEEEGISSICSLAETPIPESNPPAKKKRNLPGNPDPEAEVIALSPKTLMATNRYLCEICGKGFQRDQNLQLHRRGHNLPWKLKQRSSKEVRKRVYVCPEKSCVHHHPSRALGDLTGIKKHFCRKHGEKKWKCDKCAKRYAVQSDWKAHSKTCGTREYRCDCGTIFSRRDSFLTHRAFCDALAEETARVTAAAVASDMHHAAVLGNISYHFLGTPSLGPAGMPPPASHFSSIFKPPPSSDGGGNTPMRHGGLPPWMGQAQNSPPVTYTDWDNLIPNKVSENADEILNNTKEMSVPSLFSSQLQPHQPPSTAADMSATALLQKAAQIGATATDPSFLGILGSKPNNNINLAQDDRGDPPNGTLNHPDLPLQYLIESEYKGLENERILRFCGQDNSGNSNNGSKLFGLYGTTLTSVASRLGSEVDDIPGLCHFQMYPSKRRHIQNEEGGGGGQTRDFLGVGIQSICHPSSLNGWL, encoded by the exons ATgacagaagaagaaggaatctcTTCCATCTGCAGTTTGGCTGAAACCCCAATCCCTGAATCCAATCCTCCTGCTAAGAAGAAGAGAAATCTTCCAGGAAatccag ATCCTGAAGCTGAAGTGATAGCCTTGTCACCAAAGACTCTGATGGCGACAAATAGGTATTTGTGTGAAATATGTGGGAAAGGGTTTCAGAGAGATCAGAATCTGCAGCTTCACAGGAGAGGCCACAACCTGCCATGGAAGCTGAAGCAAAGAAGCAGCAAAGAGGTGCGGAAGCGCGTGTACGTGTGCCCGGAAAAGAGCTGCGTGCACCACCACCCTTCCCGGGCTCTCGGAGACCTCACCGGAATAAAGAAGCACTTCTGCCGGAAACACGGCGAGAAGAAGTGGAAATGCGACAAGTGCGCTAAACGCTACGCCGTGCAGTCGGATTGGAAAGCCCATTCCAAGACTTGTGGCACTAGGGAGTATAGATGTGACTGCGGAACTATCTTTTCGAG GAGGGACAGTTTCTTAACGCACAGGGCGTTTTGCGACGCATTGGCGGAAGAGACGGCGAGGGTtacggcggcggcggtggcatCGGATATGCACCACGCGGCGGTTCTGGGTAACATCAGCTATCATTTTCTTGGAACGCCGTCGCTAGGTCCGGCGGGCATGCCGCCGCCGGCGTCacatttttcctccattttcaAGCCGCCACCGAGCAGTGACGGCGGAGGCAATACTCCGATGAGGCACGGCGGCCTTCCGCCTTGGATGGGTCAGGCTCAGAATTCTCCGCCGGTGACATATACGGATTGGGACAACCTTATTCCGAACAAGGTTTCCGAGAATGCCGATGAAATCTTGAACAATACGAAGGAAATGAGCGTCCCGTCGTTGTTTAGCAGCCAACTTCAGCCCCATCAACCACCGTCTACGGCGGCGGATATGTCCGCCACCGCTTTGCTGCAAAAAGCCGCCCAAATCGGAGCCACCGCCACCGACCCATCATTCCTAGGAATCCTAGGATCAAAACCCAACAACAACATTAATCTAGCTCAAGATGATCGTGGGGACCCACCTAATGGTACACTGAATCACCCTGATTTACCCCTCCAATATCTGATTGAATCAGAATATAAAGGTCTGGAGAATGAGAGAATTTTGCGTTTTTGTGGGCAAGATAATAGTGGGAATAGCAATAACGGTTCCAAACTCTTTGGATTATATGGAACAACGTTAACCTCAGTGGCTTCTAGGCTTGGGAGTGAAGTGGACGATATCCCAGGCTTGTGCCATTTCCAGATGTACCCTTCCAAGCGTCGACACATACAGAATGAGGAGGGCGGTGGAGGAGGGCAAACTAGGGATTTCCTGGGGGTTGGGATACAGTCCATCTGCCACCCTTCATCACTCAATGGATGGTTATGA